A window of Pseudomonas mucidolens contains these coding sequences:
- a CDS encoding SET domain-containing protein-lysine N-methyltransferase, producing MKTQRTEPPSTASHCLYPFETLQTAQGYPSDQHFQVVRTRNGRSTGIKAKVAFDKRISIAKVSGHVVDERRLHTLQMSSHIYLYDPWFSGLLMHSCDPNVFLDITELELWTTQAIHPGTLLTMDYASTENVLHQQFQCHCGADNCRGWITGNKEPLNEEGQRFMEQRRQRKRV from the coding sequence ATGAAAACGCAACGCACGGAACCGCCCTCCACTGCCAGTCACTGTCTGTATCCTTTCGAGACGCTGCAGACAGCGCAGGGCTATCCTTCTGACCAACATTTCCAGGTCGTGCGTACCCGCAACGGTCGGAGCACCGGCATCAAGGCCAAGGTGGCCTTCGACAAACGGATAAGCATTGCCAAGGTGTCGGGACATGTCGTGGACGAGCGACGCCTGCATACCCTGCAGATGTCTTCGCACATCTATCTTTACGATCCCTGGTTCAGCGGCCTGTTGATGCACTCGTGCGATCCGAACGTTTTTCTCGACATCACCGAGCTCGAGCTATGGACAACTCAGGCCATACACCCAGGCACACTGCTGACGATGGACTACGCCAGCACCGAGAACGTGTTGCATCAGCAGTTCCAGTGCCATTGCGGCGCCGATAACTGCCGAGGCTGGATCACGGGCAATAAAGAACCGTTGAACGAGGAAGGACAACGGTTCATGGAGCAGCGACGCCAGCGTAAGCGCGTTTAA
- the can gene encoding carbonate dehydratase → MNELQDLLDNNERWADAIKQEDPEFFAKLARQQAPEYLWIGCSDARVPANEIVGMLPGDLFVHRNVANVVLHTDLNCLSVIQYAVDVLKVKHILVTGHYGCGGVRASMQDRQFGLIDGWLRTIRDLYYENRETLAQLPTEEERVDRMCELNVIQQVANVGHTSIVQNAWHRGQSLSIHGCIYGIKDGRWKSLNTTISGFEQLPPQYRLRPLGES, encoded by the coding sequence ATGAACGAACTACAAGACCTGCTAGATAACAACGAACGCTGGGCGGATGCGATCAAACAGGAAGATCCCGAATTTTTCGCCAAGCTCGCCCGCCAGCAAGCTCCGGAATACCTGTGGATCGGTTGTTCCGACGCACGGGTTCCGGCCAATGAGATCGTCGGCATGCTGCCCGGCGACCTGTTTGTACACCGCAATGTGGCCAACGTGGTGCTGCACACTGACCTCAATTGCCTGTCGGTGATCCAGTACGCGGTAGATGTACTCAAGGTCAAACATATCCTGGTGACCGGCCACTATGGCTGCGGCGGTGTGCGAGCCTCGATGCAGGACCGTCAGTTTGGCCTGATCGACGGCTGGTTGCGTACGATCCGCGATCTTTACTACGAAAACCGCGAAACCCTGGCGCAATTGCCCACGGAAGAAGAACGCGTCGACCGCATGTGTGAACTGAATGTCATCCAGCAAGTGGCCAATGTCGGTCACACCAGCATTGTGCAAAATGCCTGGCATCGCGGACAGAGCCTGTCGATTCACGGCTGTATCTACGGGATCAAGGATGGTCGCTGGAAAAGCCTGAACACCACCATCAGTGGGTTCGAGCAGTTGCCGCCGCAATATCGCTTGCGTCCGCTGGGCGAAAGTTAA
- a CDS encoding serine kinase/phosphatase translates to MTESRRPYGATQPEPIDDNEDRMGSMRELDFDEKEPTAEIGDEIPAGEREHLMPDERVREAGLTGAATEDHASTDDDMSPETLIHEDGARDAREEGEDGPADYDLSIVDEDEIGGGNGLDEAELAERDPVDGNR, encoded by the coding sequence ATGACTGAATCACGACGTCCTTACGGCGCTACACAGCCGGAACCGATTGATGACAATGAAGATCGCATGGGTTCGATGCGAGAGCTGGATTTTGACGAGAAGGAGCCCACCGCCGAGATTGGCGACGAGATTCCGGCAGGTGAGCGCGAGCACCTGATGCCCGACGAACGGGTACGTGAAGCCGGGCTGACCGGGGCCGCCACCGAGGATCATGCATCGACCGATGATGACATGAGTCCCGAAACGCTAATTCACGAAGATGGCGCGCGCGATGCGCGGGAGGAAGGAGAGGACGGCCCGGCGGACTACGACCTGAGTATTGTCGATGAGGATGAGATTGGTGGCGGCAATGGGCTGGACGAGGCGGAATTGGCGGAGCGAGACCCGGTAGACGGTAATCGCTAA
- the rimI gene encoding ribosomal protein S18-alanine N-acetyltransferase, giving the protein MSDAVSFRPMTEADLDAVLKIEYAAFSHPWTRGIFLDGLGKYQIWLMFEGEQQVGHGVVQIILDEAHLLNITVKPESQGRGLGLALLEHLMSRAYAANARECFLEVRDSNAGAFRLYERYGFNEIGRRRDYYPAVGGREDAVVMACTLVD; this is encoded by the coding sequence ATGAGTGACGCTGTATCCTTTCGCCCGATGACCGAGGCGGACCTCGACGCCGTACTGAAAATCGAATACGCGGCATTCAGCCATCCCTGGACCCGGGGGATTTTTCTCGACGGACTGGGCAAGTACCAGATCTGGCTGATGTTTGAAGGCGAGCAGCAAGTGGGGCACGGCGTGGTGCAGATTATCCTCGACGAGGCACACCTGCTGAACATTACCGTCAAGCCCGAAAGCCAGGGGCGTGGCCTGGGATTGGCACTGTTGGAGCATTTGATGTCTCGCGCCTATGCGGCCAATGCTCGGGAGTGTTTTCTTGAAGTGCGTGACAGCAATGCCGGCGCATTTCGGTTGTATGAGCGCTACGGCTTCAATGAGATTGGCCGCCGGCGGGATTACTACCCCGCCGTCGGGGGGCGCGAAGATGCGGTCGTCATGGCCTGCACCCTGGTCGACTAA
- a CDS encoding energy transducer TonB: MQVVNWLPRTELPFAAPSRPELLQALEPFEPFEVSGEEAAAAVAVAKPAAQALERPTERARVEVPRPSSAARPTPVVEDTPAPVVKAPVVPPPRFALQLLRAGRCLLLVELPTGERFQTRDPAYLLLKDMLRAAGLPDSPQIVGEPVRWPLLVRGTMDQGPEAARDFVQSFVSARLEDEPCACLWLIGLPAVRFAGEANAEAWYRQLQVEGLGVVWALPGLELLMEEPQRKAEVWQAMRRLMALWKSTHE, encoded by the coding sequence ATGCAAGTGGTCAACTGGCTGCCGCGCACCGAGTTGCCTTTTGCCGCCCCATCGCGGCCCGAACTGTTGCAGGCGCTGGAGCCGTTCGAGCCTTTTGAAGTGTCGGGCGAGGAAGCTGCCGCAGCTGTGGCAGTGGCCAAACCCGCCGCTCAAGCCCTGGAGCGACCGACGGAGCGGGCCAGGGTCGAAGTACCGCGCCCTTCATCGGCTGCCAGGCCGACCCCGGTGGTCGAGGACACTCCGGCTCCGGTGGTCAAGGCGCCCGTCGTGCCGCCGCCGCGCTTTGCCTTGCAACTGCTGCGGGCCGGGCGTTGTTTGCTGTTGGTGGAGTTGCCCACCGGCGAGCGCTTCCAGACCCGCGATCCCGCCTATTTGCTGCTCAAAGACATGTTGCGCGCCGCCGGCCTGCCCGACAGCCCGCAAATCGTTGGCGAGCCGGTGCGCTGGCCGCTGCTGGTGCGTGGCACCATGGATCAGGGCCCGGAGGCTGCGCGTGATTTTGTGCAAAGTTTTGTGTCGGCCCGCCTGGAGGACGAACCTTGTGCCTGCCTGTGGCTGATCGGCCTGCCCGCCGTGCGTTTCGCCGGTGAAGCCAACGCCGAAGCCTGGTACCGCCAGTTGCAGGTCGAGGGCCTCGGTGTTGTCTGGGCATTGCCGGGTCTCGAATTATTAATGGAAGAGCCACAGCGTAAGGCTGAAGTCTGGCAAGCCATGCGCCGGCTGATGGCGCTTTGGAAAAGTACCCATGAGTGA
- the mksB gene encoding Mks condensin complex protein MksB, which produces MIEPKRVLRALAEHWALLEPLCEHFDQGTLSLGELRTQLAAQQLDSTPQDITNLLDVWIRLDILVPVAKSPNRFELNAQIHDFLAYLRKEHRLGLCLEIEAYLRHLERLAGYIQDAFDIRDGHDLARQLRLLDMRVRDVLKKLANDEQALAAVADRAKTSDRQIPLRQRYAEVLATWDEYVEPMIQLVNADGAFEQGVRKVENVLLRMLTEQQRLGHLVDDDMLLRTHARILEMQTSAQLTLRHARELLLPLREEARRHNAVTRGAALALSAIRRKGLDAVPQAAMPMFTRPQSTFLGSASQVEAYVYALANFEPKPARFPKTHKSHKGQAPRAPRTVKEMLERCEDALPMPDLMTWLLEQEPDGATDELLYWFSRLSREKRFKRERLERRDYHTHEHQVSLRSFALLPASTDAAEHSASTPYAS; this is translated from the coding sequence ATGATCGAACCCAAGCGCGTCTTGCGCGCCCTCGCCGAACACTGGGCCCTGCTTGAGCCACTGTGCGAACACTTCGACCAAGGTACCTTGAGCCTTGGCGAGCTGCGTACACAACTGGCCGCCCAACAACTGGACAGCACGCCGCAGGACATCACCAACCTGCTGGACGTGTGGATTCGCCTGGATATCCTGGTGCCTGTCGCCAAGAGCCCGAACCGTTTCGAGCTCAACGCACAGATCCACGACTTCCTCGCCTATCTTCGCAAGGAGCACCGGCTAGGCCTGTGCCTGGAAATCGAAGCCTACCTGCGCCACCTTGAGCGCCTGGCCGGTTATATCCAGGATGCCTTCGACATCCGCGACGGGCATGATCTGGCCCGCCAACTGCGGTTGTTGGACATGCGTGTGCGCGACGTGCTGAAAAAACTCGCCAACGACGAACAGGCCCTCGCCGCCGTGGCCGACCGGGCCAAGACCAGCGACCGGCAAATCCCGTTGCGCCAGCGCTATGCCGAAGTGCTGGCCACCTGGGACGAATACGTCGAACCGATGATTCAGCTGGTGAACGCCGACGGCGCGTTCGAGCAAGGTGTGCGCAAGGTCGAGAACGTGCTGCTGCGCATGCTCACCGAGCAACAGCGCCTCGGCCACCTGGTGGACGACGACATGCTGTTGCGCACTCACGCGCGCATCCTCGAAATGCAGACCAGCGCCCAGTTGACCTTGCGTCATGCCCGCGAGCTGCTGTTGCCATTGCGTGAAGAAGCACGCCGGCACAATGCCGTGACCCGTGGCGCGGCCCTGGCCTTGTCGGCCATCCGCCGCAAGGGCCTGGACGCGGTGCCGCAAGCGGCAATGCCGATGTTCACCCGGCCGCAAAGCACCTTTCTCGGCAGCGCCAGCCAGGTCGAAGCCTATGTGTACGCCTTGGCGAATTTCGAACCCAAGCCGGCGCGCTTCCCCAAGACTCACAAATCCCACAAGGGCCAGGCGCCTCGCGCACCGCGCACGGTCAAGGAAATGCTCGAACGCTGCGAAGACGCGCTGCCGATGCCGGACCTGATGACCTGGCTGCTGGAACAGGAACCGGACGGCGCCACCGACGAGTTGCTGTACTGGTTCTCGCGCCTGTCGCGGGAAAAGCGTTTCAAGCGCGAGCGCCTGGAACGCCGGGATTACCACACTCACGAGCACCAGGTCAGCCTGCGCTCATTCGCCCTGCTCCCGGCCAGCACTGATGCGGCCGAGCACTCTGCGAGCACCCCTTATGCATCTTGA
- the mksE gene encoding Mks condensin complex protein MksE, with amino-acid sequence MHLDLSELSQLAPIFRELFKGYHVSRRDPELYAQLSNFQDQYRTLFKALGFELVCDTRGFYYFVPDTAAAAAQVNKTAQRLALFTFILVEHLADQGRDPIAVLDGGSLGRDELPSLLEKYRDLFIQAEVQTQEELEEKIMRRMTQLGFASEDNGTYRFLPPMHRFLDVCLSVQQDRDLAASVHSVLPLPAPVIIDEDSDEKLLQTEDPLDLSDFAEESEEDALARAIAEEQETDA; translated from the coding sequence ATGCATCTTGATCTATCCGAACTGTCCCAGCTGGCGCCGATTTTTCGCGAGCTGTTCAAGGGTTACCACGTCAGCCGCCGCGACCCGGAGCTGTACGCGCAATTGTCGAATTTCCAGGATCAGTACCGCACCCTGTTCAAGGCCCTGGGCTTTGAGTTGGTATGCGATACCCGTGGTTTCTACTACTTCGTCCCGGACACCGCCGCTGCCGCCGCGCAGGTCAATAAGACCGCTCAGCGCCTGGCGTTGTTCACCTTCATCCTGGTCGAACACCTGGCCGACCAGGGTCGCGATCCGATTGCCGTGCTGGACGGCGGCAGTCTGGGCCGCGATGAACTGCCGTCGTTGCTGGAGAAGTACCGCGACCTGTTTATCCAGGCCGAAGTGCAGACCCAGGAGGAGCTGGAAGAGAAAATCATGCGCCGCATGACCCAACTCGGGTTTGCCAGCGAGGACAACGGTACCTACCGCTTCCTGCCGCCGATGCACCGCTTCCTTGACGTGTGCCTGTCGGTGCAGCAAGACCGCGACCTCGCTGCCAGCGTCCACAGTGTGTTGCCATTACCGGCGCCGGTGATCATCGACGAAGACAGCGATGAAAAGCTGCTGCAGACCGAAGATCCGCTGGACCTCAGTGACTTCGCTGAAGAAAGCGAAGAAGACGCCCTGGCCCGCGCCATTGCCGAAGAACAGGAGACCGATGCATGA